The genomic stretch ACAGTAAAAATGTTGCAAAAAAAATTGAGCCTTTCAACTGTTATGAATATATTTTCGTTTCTGAATGACCATCTTGAAATAATTGAAACATTGTTTCTCCTCATCAATTGGTACAATATTTTCTACTTGAAACAATTGAAACATTGTTTCTCCTCATCAATTGGTACaatattttctataaataaaaataCTTGTTAGGCATAATATATACACGAAAATTACCTATTTCAAGAgccaaaaatcatatttaagtcattcttttatttttctaatgCACGGCAATAAGTGAAGGAACCTTATTCTTTAAAATATCATTGATCAATATACTTAATTTGAATGTGCGATTCATGTTAAGATTTCTAAAATATCCTGAAGGGAATTCGCCGGTTAACCCATTTGCATATAATTTTCCTAAATTTGTGGAAGAGAGTAATGACAGCCAAAATAAATGGCATTCAACAAAAATAATTCTATATGCAATAAGACATCAATCTAACTTGGTAGAAGAAGGTGaagtaaaaaaatattcaaaaaacttaTTTACTTTGttcgatcaaacgatctactcTAGAAGGAGAGTGATCTTTAAATCTCTAATTCATCATACTTCTAACTTCTAACATTTGTTACAAAAGATTaaaaatgagttacaagaaaataatcactcaaattttttaaaagaacTATATATTCTACTAGTGTTTCTCAATCTCTCCAATTTTTTATGTGAATCGCACAAACCTAAAATGTTTAGAAATATTTCTCAACCCCTTCCCTCTTAGATATTTTCATGAATTTCCCAAATTTCAAGAGCCCCCTCTTAAAAATTTACCATTGATTTTTGATTTCTGCAATCTCAAAaacatttgtttttttctttcatcacttaaaatttaaaaacatattCCAACAAAagagttgaagatgaagattcactTATGCGCTAGGTAGGATGGATAAGGAGTACACCTTAATTGTCAAAACACATAAAGACCATAACATATCCCTTTTGTCTATATTTTTCACATCATAAATCAGATTAGATAAAATACTAAACCTGTGTAGGGCACCTAGTTTTATATTTCTGCTGCTAAGGCCATTTTCAACATTACAAACAAAAACGCATTCCAATAACCTAATCTTGACCCACACCATCACCCAATGACAATGACAATACAATTAAAAAATTCTCCTTGCTTTTCACAAAAACCACAACTCTATCTTCTGTTTTCATGGAAAACCACTTTTATTTTTAACACATATTTATGGGATTTTGTTCTATCAACTGTGCCAGTGCACCCATGTTGGTAACTACTAACTAGATAACATTCTTTTAATGCCATTACAGATAAAAATTAATCACAAATGACACATGCAGCTacacattttaatttttaattttaaatatagcaTAAACTATATAAACTTAACATTAGTTCACAATACAACAATTTTGGAGAATGTGACTTCACCTACACCCCAAATATAAAAGAACCTATCAAACTTAGTAATAACATTAAATAAACCAAAACATAGTAAACCCCTTTTAAACAAGAACCAAAATTACACCCAAAATCCCAAGCCCAAGCCTTACAAAGCCCAGCCCGCGAAGCCTGCTAGACCTAGCAAACCAAACCCTCACATCATCCACAACAGGCCCACAAAGAGAGGTCATATCATCACTTCTAGTATTGTAGTAAACACTATAGAAAGCAATTCTAGTCATATCAGCCTTGGCAGTGAAATTGAGGTTAGAAACTTGAAAGGTAGAATTCGAATTCGGCGTGTAATGAATGTTCTGCGTTTGATCTCCAGCAAAGGCCATAACAGCAAGAGGCTCTTTGCATTTGTCATCAGCATGGCCTAACGAAAAAGTCAAGGTATATGGCTTTTCAGGTTTGGTTTCAACCATTTGAGATATGATACCTTCTTTCCCTGAGAGAAGCTCAATGGCTCTCTTTCCTTGTGGAACCGCATAATGATCGGAGTCTATGAAGCGAACGGCTCGGTTTGATTCAACTATCCAACCGGGGAGCGATGAAGTTTCTTCGTCTAGGTTTGTTGGTAGTAGGACCCCCATTGACGTGTTTCGGAACATCCACGGACCTTCTTCAAAATCACCATTGATTACTGCATTGTCTATAAAGCAAATCCCAACATAGTGCATTAAATATTTGAATGACCTTGCAGAAAAACATTAAAAGTGCTCACAAGTGTTTTCAGCAAAGTATAAATGCATAGAAATTATAAACAATAATGGGCTTCAAAATAATATGTACATATACCTTTGGGCTTCTCAGGAGTGAAAAGCTTCTTGATAGCAATGTTATCAATAATGGGCCCACAAGTAGGATCATCCTCCATACCCGGATTCTTAAACACCAACTTAAAACTATCCTCATCCGCATTAAAAGAAACCGCATAAGGATTCCAACCCTGAACATTATACAGTGTCTGCAAGTCTATCGTCTGTGATGCGGACGACACCGACACGTTAATAGATTCAAATTGCGCGCACGTGCGAGCCGCACAGAACGTTACCGAGTAACTTGAACCTTTTTCTACCGGTAATTCTTGGCTTATTTCAGCGTCGTTACCGATTCTTACTGCGTGTCTACCCTGTGGTACTATGAGGATCATTCCACCTTGTTTTTGCCCTGACTCGACTAGCTCAACGGTGCCGTTTGATTTCCAGTTTGGGACTTCGGTGGGTCCCTCTACTATTGCTTCGTTGGGGAAACCGTTCGATGGACTTAACTCAAAATCTCCATTTGGTATTAATCCTGTAAATAATTTAATGTAGAAAATGTCAGTATTTTTCaattgagttaaaaggtagtgcactaacagtgtaaaactattttacactgtcggtgCAACTGTCGGTGCATGATCCCTTTTCTCTTTTCAATTTTAACATGATTATGTGAGTGTGATATTAACCATAATATTTGGCAACAATGAAGGTAATTTTATGACCCATTAGTCAACTATGGTTCAATTCCAAAATAAGCATCTACCATGCACTAGATGAAAAGGttaataaaaaaagtgaaaaaagacaatacacaataaTGGTTACCATACATACCCCACcctaactttgagaaaaatgacccTTCAAGTTCAACTATCTGTTAGACTATTTAGGGTAgaacataaatatattttattggatTCCAACATAAATATAtctatatttttttctatttaatatatttatttaaatttatattttattattaattaattaattaattaattataatttagtaaaactttaaaaataaaatatattttaaaaaaaggtttaatttgaattaaatatattataattttttatctaaTATGATTTAACAACTTctgtcaaaaataaaattaaacacaaCTCAAACACTAATACATTAATGGGCTTAatgtaaaaaaaggaaaaattttaGAACCAAAAATGTTTAGAACCCAATTCCAACATCTTCATTAGAGACATTAAGAAAAGCATATTCATAAGCCTCCATCAACATAccaatttttataaatttaagttGAAATTATGAGACAATGAGTGGCATATCAAATCTAAGTGTGTGTTTGGTTctgctaaaaaaaaattaattttgaaagaattgattttagttaaaattaaatttaacataAAGTGACTTATGTTTGGATATATTCACAACAAAAGTGATTTGTATGAAAAATGTTAGGATATTTTTATCAAAATGGCTTTTGGATATGTAAATGGCGAAAAGGGTAAAAAAAAGATGATGAGAATTAAGGATATTGTTCAATTTAAgggaaaaaagaaaaattgataGAAAGAGAGAATTGATTTCAAGAAGCTAGGAATTGTAGCTTCATAGAAAATCAATTCTGAACTAGAAAAAGCACAGTGCCGGCAGAATGTTTGAGAATGTCAAACACTCCATATTTGATTTTACAGGCTCAGAATTAATTTTGATGTTTTCTATCGGACAACCAAACATAAACTAAGTCATTTAGTTAAAACAATGAACTGTTACCAACTCATTAAAATGTTTTTGGATAAGTCAACCATTTCTAATTCTAATAAACCATAACAGTCAccaaaaaattaggagttttttATCAAGTTACAAAAGGTGGTCTAGTCAATCACATAATAACTCTTCCAAAATAAAAGTACATTTATATATAGACTCATCAAcatccaaaacaataaaactcaataaaaattattaattcccACATGTAGAATCACACAAGATAAAAATAGCTTTAAGCatggtaaaaaaaatataatacttTAGTATAAAACGACATGACAGTGAGacaaaaaaactaatataatctGTGCAGGGCCACATTTTGCGCTGAAAAGATTTTCAATAGGTAAGGGATATCAGCAGAATCAATGTCAAAGTTTTGTCCACAAACAAATGtccccaaaccaaaccaaattcaaTTCAAACCAAAAGCGATAAATAACAACTCAAATTTATTATTTGACCCTTCTTTGAAAACAAAAACGGCAATAAACAACCACCTAGTGAAATTTAGATTACCTTATCCAAATGATATGTCTCAAAGCCACATTGGACCAATAAATTATGGAACAAAATAACTCAAAGTCACATTATACCAATAAATTATGGAACAAAATAAGCAACAGTTCAAAAATGTCCCAATGCATGCCAACTAGCGAAGAATAGGAAActaaaaataagaacaaaataaGGTAGCATTGAAAAATGACATACAGGAAGAAACCATCAGAAAATAGGTGGAAAAGATTCCAATGAAGAAAAACACGACAAAAAATGATGTTGATAGGAAACAAATTGAGGTCTTGTACGATACCGCGTTCACCGCGTGGGTCCCAACACATGCCCTCACTCCTCTTctagtaatttttttttgaactattaaaaaaagttttaatatttttttggtaTGTTAATCTTGGATATTTGTTTTggtcttttaaattaaaaaattatattattattttaaatattatgttaTTCTTTTCTATTCAATTAGTGACAGAGTGAGTGCATGTTATATTCAAACTCTAATATAACGTCCAATTTAATAATATTGGTTTAGTTATTgtgaattatatataaatatatattttaatgatAAAGAGTATGGCTTGAGCATGGGAATTTAGTTTAGGGTTTAGTACTTTAGGTGACATAAAACCAAAATATTGGGGAGCTTGAGGCACTTTACGGAAAGGTCCTTACACTTTGCTCAAGATTGGAGGGAAAAAAGCAAGTATTGAGAAGCGGGAACACTGTGGCAAAAAcgtcattttaccatttttgtaTCCCTAGGATGCGAAAAAGTCTTTGGTTTGGGACCCATGTGTTTACGGCTTACCAACCATATGCTCTCTTTTACATCTTTAGGTTAACATTTTCTTCTCTTATTAGTCCTACAATACTATACTATACTATGGCCATCCTATAATAAGCTTACTTGACTATTTTGATCACCATGTTTTTAGGGTAAAGTTTTTTATCCTTTCACTTTATCAATTATTGTGGGATAGTGATGTTTTTCGCGGTgattttaaatttagaaaataaaatatctaaaacaaaacttatatacaaaaGTTTTTTTTGTTGGACACACTTTTCTTTAAGATTCGATAATAAACACTAAGAACTCACACCCATACAACTATGAATATAATAACgttcaaccaattaataattgaACTTGAATTTGCAAACTGTTTGACACTTATCTAAAAAGTTCGTTAATTCTATTCAAATTTTGTAATTAATAGAGAAAGGTAGTTATATTATTTGAAGTACTCTTTCTCTAAACTAAACTTATTatgataatatattttataaaaacaaatatttcttttttgtcttatattttactCTAGAGTAAAAGGGTAGTAGATATATCACTGTCATCTGCAGTTTTGTACACAAAATCAAAGTGGGTCATATACAATTAGGACTAGGAATTTGGTCATACTAACAAGATTAGTTgcataatagtatttttttttctaagAGCTTAAATCCTATATGTCAAACACTACAACCCCAGTACAAATTTTTCAATTATTCTGCCATCATAGAATTCTTAATTTTAACTTTCAGTCCTTTTCTAAGTACATTTTTTAACCCCACTCCTCGTGACACTGGTTTAAGGAGGAATGAAATTTTAACATTAAACCAATGAGATAAACCAAAACTAAATGAAAAATCACTTAATTAAAGAAAACAAAGACAGTGTTAAAAATCATGATGGTGTTAGTTTCACTTCTTGTAGAAGCTTGAAACCTTAAATAAAGTCCAACAGAACAACCTAGACAGAACATTTATAATGATTTTAAGGTTTCACGAATTTTAGAACATTATTCTAAGCTCAAACCTTAAAAATCACTCTCTTATTCTATAATAGCAGTACAATCACCTAGTAGAAACAGAACCCAAAAAAAAACTAGAGATACCATGAAATGTAACTAAAAAACCCACCAAAATCATAGAATACAATAACACACAAATTATATGCAAAACAAACAATTTTGATGTCAGATCTCagcatacaaaaaaaaaaaaagaaagaagagagacaTTACCATCTTCAGCGATAGTTGCAAAAGCCAGATGAAACAAGAACAGAGGCACCAACATGAAGACCCGTTTCATTCTCGTAGAGCTCCGAGCCATTTTCACACAAAGAGCTTATCTGAGAACTGTATGGTGTGCTCTGTTTTTGAGGAGCACAAAGGTAAAGAGAGTAAGAGGAGTGAGTGTCCTTTTATCTAAGATTCTCTCACAAGGAGCTAGCAATAGTGTAAGTACTATTCTCTTTTTCTGATTTAGCTTAGAGTAAAATCACTTTATTGAAATAAAGTGATTTTAAAATTCTTGCGATCTACAGTGTGGGGACACTTTTTTTGTTTTGCTATTATTATAAAAAGAGTGACATtggtttaataaattttgtatatagaTAGATATGATAAACTTTTTTAAGGGTATAGTAATATTAAAGGCATTCCATTGTTTATTGATGTTATGTATTTAATTGTGTACATTGTAGTAcagaaattaatatttatttgatgggCAAACTAAATTTACGGGTTCTGAGACTTTGGTCTCACGGCAGGCCCACTCCAGCGCCGTATCAGTTAGGACATACTACATTATAGTGTTCATATTATGCGTTTCAGTGGTATAATATCACATAGTAACCTTCTAGATCTATGTTTAGAAGGTCTCTTTTCCCACCTATAAATTTTAGAATTCGAAATTGTTTAAGATATGAAAATACACACTAAGCACAATATCATCTTATATGTCAAATATTAGTAGGAAGTTGTAgataattaaatacaaataaGATTATAGGTTAGACACATTAAATTTCTTTTTCATCAAGTTCAACCACTAGTACAAAAAgatcaatataattttaaaatttacacccaatatataaaaaacgggtgtaaataaaaaatgcggtggcaattttgtaaataacatgtcattttaaacattATGAGGTGacaatatacaccctattttctaaaaacgggtttaaattaaaaatattattataatcaaagttAAATTACTCCCTTTAAACAAAAAAACGGGTGTGaatttatatgaaaaaaattttatttaaaatttataactcaaaatatataatctatatagcatattaataaataatttacatattactaataaattaataaatgaatATTAATGGGTCTAAACAAACGATTTAACTTTGAAATATAAAATTGATGTTTCACTGTTTGACCTATTGAAATAAAAGTTATAAACCCCATTCTTACGCTCTCACCTTTATCTCAACCTCCCAAAACCAAAAACCTAAACCTTACCCTTTCTGCTCGTCACAGCTTCGTCTTCGATCAAATTGATGCAATTATCGAACATTCTCAAAAACACGAAACACGTCAAGGAATTCGAGCTTGGTGTGAATCTAAAAACTCTCCAAACGAAATTATCGAACCCGTTTCGCAACCAATAACAATATCTTTGTCTCATGAAGAGGCAAAAATGAACAGTGAACTCGCGAAATTAGTGAAGAAAGAGGTGGATTTGGTGCATCTGTGGCCGGAGTGGATTCAATTGATGAAGATATTGGTGCATTAGAATTATTTTTAACACATGAGGAAGATTGAGGATAAAATGGTGCAGGATTTAGGGTTTGATACTACCGAGGATGTACACGACGAGGGGTTTGATTTTACTAAGGGTTTTAAGAGTGTTCGTGTTATGTGTCTCAATTTTGGTGAATATCATTTTCACTTGTTGAGGTTTGTGCATTTTACTATAGATTTCAGTTAAATTGAACTCATTTTACTTTGGGGTTTTCAGATTATATTCAGATTTTAAGAAAAATGACAATTTTTTACaatgtttgtgtggatgttattgttttgttttgtttgttaacTCTTGAGGATTGTTTATATGATGATTAGTTTGCTACTTTGCAGTTCAATGGGAAATTATTTATTGGTTTGTTGATTTCAGATCCCTTTCGAGGCGGGATATTTAAGTTTTGGATGCCCTAATGGGGACAGAAAGGTGATTTTCTCTGGTAAGCTTTTAAGGAAGCTTGTACACCTTGACAAAAGAGATGTAAGTGTAACATGTACTATTCAGTGTTCAACGCAATTAAGTTACCATTCCTTAAGTGTTATTGCCTTACACGATTTATGCAACAGGGGTCTTGGAAAGACAATTCATTCAAATTTTGTGAGATTAATAGATATTAGTCCCTAATCTATGTGTCCATGTCTTTGTGTAGGAGTTGATGGACactgaagttgaaaagaaaaggtaACATTCCAGTATTTAAAGTTGTTGTATCatagaaatattaaatatataggaGTTTACTTTGtgacctttttttcttttctaataaGCTATCCAATTTATCTTTAAATTACAATGTAGAGAAATAATTAATGAAATTGATATAAATAGGCATAACTTTGTGTCCAAACAGATGTTGTAAAATGTAAATCTTAATTCTCCGAGGTATGTTTTGATTTCTTAGCTTGCATCCATTGTACGTTATTTATTCGTGCATAAAGTCTCTAA from Vicia villosa cultivar HV-30 ecotype Madison, WI linkage group LG4, Vvil1.0, whole genome shotgun sequence encodes the following:
- the LOC131595538 gene encoding protein DUF642 L-GALACTONO-1,4-LACTONE-RESPONSIVE GENE 2; its protein translation is MARSSTRMKRVFMLVPLFLFHLAFATIAEDGLIPNGDFELSPSNGFPNEAIVEGPTEVPNWKSNGTVELVESGQKQGGMILIVPQGRHAVRIGNDAEISQELPVEKGSSYSVTFCAARTCAQFESINVSVSSASQTIDLQTLYNVQGWNPYAVSFNADEDSFKLVFKNPGMEDDPTCGPIIDNIAIKKLFTPEKPKDNAVINGDFEEGPWMFRNTSMGVLLPTNLDEETSSLPGWIVESNRAVRFIDSDHYAVPQGKRAIELLSGKEGIISQMVETKPEKPYTLTFSLGHADDKCKEPLAVMAFAGDQTQNIHYTPNSNSTFQVSNLNFTAKADMTRIAFYSVYYNTRSDDMTSLCGPVVDDVRVWFARSSRLRGLGFVRLGLGILGVILVLV